The Tachysurus vachellii isolate PV-2020 chromosome 23, HZAU_Pvac_v1, whole genome shotgun sequence genome segment ACCTAGATCTAAACAACCACATGACCCccatgtacacatatacacacacacaggcaaattTACACAGAAAAGAGACGGATCCGATGTGACAACTAAGAATTCCCCTAAGCCGGTGTTCTCAAATGGCCGAAGTCGTCCGAATTGTGGCACGTTATTAACAGCATTGACAAATAACAGAAGCAGAGGCAGCACTTTAAACCCAGAGCTGCTATTAAGATACCGGCCACAAACTGAGAATAAACTTTCTACACCAATGCCGCCATACAGCATAAACCACTCGatccatttaaaatataaacatgtcaTCTTTAAAAAGTATAGATTGGAGATGCCAGAGATTTCAAACGCTTGTTCATAGGGACATATTGAAAATGTATCTGAAATGAAGAACTCTTTAGTGTTGTTAtaactttctctctttttatcctATGTGACTGATGGCAAACTGCAGACTTCAAAGGGTTTTTCATGGCAAATTCACTATTGTGGACAAATGTGGACAGAACACAGGCCATAAACACGCCATGGCAAAAGAAAAACGAGGAAAGGTATCTAAAAGAATGATTCATTTCACCAGAGACCAAAAAGAACCGACAGGGGACagctaacaaaaacaaaattagacatttCCCAGAACTCCAAGCAAGCATTGGCTAAAAGCATGCTTCTGTAATCCAGAATCCTAGTTCCAGCTGCACTGTTTGATGTCTGATGTccccaaaaaagaaaagaatcttTCTTTAGCTTTCACTTCATGATGAACCAGCGTCAGACAGAAGCAGATACTGTACTGCTCAAATAAAGCTGCAGcgtgaaatattaaaatgtgtataCTGCAATCTTTCTGAAGTTCTGCTGCTAATTTGACTTTTGGCATTGCTTCTGTGAGAAGTTGCGTTTGTGTCGAGTCTGAGAGTCTCACGTTTCACAATGCAATGCAGCAGAGGACACTACTGGTAAAAATCAACAGCTCTGAATGCTATCAATATTATGACAGGTGAATTGATTTTTTAAAGCACTAAAAAGACTAAAAGGAGCAACATGTTGCTGCATCACTCCTGTTAGGTAAAGATGTAGTGAGGGATAAATCCCACTGGCACCACAATCAGCAAGTGGTTCCTTAAGGTTCTATACAGAACTCTGGGGTTCTGTACATCACTAATAGAAAACCCCCATCCCACCAAAAAGTTGTAGAATGTCTGGAGAGCGATGAACCTTTTAGAACAAGAAACCTTTATTAATGgaaaatatacattacagcacagtactGGAGCAGTACTCATCTTGGCAGTACTCATATCAATACTCACATCATTCAGGGTGGGTACATAACACACGTAAAGACTTTCATTTCTTTAAGagacatttattcatgttttgaAACCAATACCTAGTTCAATGATACAAAAGTGCTATGAAGAAcagaatatttgttttttttttgcaaactttATGCCACATAAGAAGCAAAATGGCTCTACACCCACAGAAAAGCCACTAGAACGCTAAAACATGAACGGATTGAACTCCGCTGCTAGGACACAGCAGCTGCACTAGATCCAGCTCAGGCACCAATGCTGTGAAAGATTACTGCTGAAATTGACAGAAGCAGGTAGCTACACCTTGATCAGATTACACTCCGTGTCCTGCTTGTCACCTAAATATGAATTTGACATCTGTACAAATCAATAtgcctgaggaaaaaaaatcacttcctgtttgaacGTTTTATAGTAGCGCACTTGGACACAGTTTTACTGCACTGAATAATTTATGGCATTTAaagaacacagacaaacaagTCTTATGTAGGTTCGGTTCATTAACATAATGTATTAAGACACCAAGTCAGCATCAAAATCCAAaagaatgcaaatgttaaagaatacatttaaaatgtaaacactttCACCAATAGATATTGTTTCCTACAGGATCACAAAGCTACTGTCCAAGTGATTGCATACACTATTGTTCGAAATGGAGCACATGTGAAGTTcttcacaaaacaacaacaaagttttttttaacccagTGTGGTGGAAATATTGGTTGAAGAGCTTTCCTGCGCTCATGGCAATGTGATGCTTGCTATATTTTCAACTAGTGTAGAATGTAAAGCATAACCTCTGTTCAAGAGTACAGTAAAGTAGCAACCAGTGAGAAGACTATTCATGAgcaactaaaaaataaataaagcactaaATACTAAAGCACAGTCACACTGAGCCTTCATGGCAGCCGGGATTGCCATTAATGAGGCTGAAGCTGGCGACGGTGTGATTCTGCGTGCTTTTGAGTGAGCTCAAGCGTGTGTTGCCACGTGTCGTATTTTTCACGTGCAGTGGCAGGAGagggcagcagcagcagatctGTTTGTTGAACTGCTTCTGGAAACTCTTGCTCAGCAGGTAGAGAGCGAAGGGGTTGACGCACGAGTTGGTGAAAGCCAGGATGCGGGCAGCCACACTGGTAACAAAGTGCAAAGTGGACGTGTCCACTTCAGAATAGTGGTAGGAGCGATACAGGTAGATGACGTGACTGGGGAGCCAGCAGATAGCAAAGAGAcccacaaacaccaacaccatcTTAGCCAGACGCTTCCTTGACTCCATCTGAGGAAAATGTAGAACAAAAAGCTTCATCGGTTAAAAGATATGTACTGTAGCAGACAAAAGGCTAAAATTTGATTACAAATTTGATTACAATTATTATAACATCAGCGATTAATGCTCTGGGCTGTCAATCAAAATATTCAAAGAAATCAAATGTAAGTTGATTTGCCAAGTCaatcaatttaaatgtatttgtaaaatGTACTTAAAATACACGATTTGCTTATGTGAACAGTcttgttaaatatttaacaattcCATTTTAAGATATCAATCCATGGTGTCACATTAttgtacacagagacaaaatgCCGTGAATTTACTTTATTCAAATGTGTACATCATCTTTGTGTGAATGAACTGAGTAGCGTTTAATAGTCCAACCTGATTCAATATTTTCAATTCAAACTCTGAGCTCACACCTCAGCTGAGATTAAAACCCATGACTTCAGTGCTTTGCAACACACTATTTTACCACTGCTTTATTCTACCATACATAGAACACCATGTGTTAATCACctaaatgtacagtaacacTATATTTGTTTCCATCAGCACCAAAATCCTCCTCATATTTCACACCGTAGCTGGTtttcataaatacacacatcattCAATCCGGCCATTAGAAACGTATTTAAACTAAATTCAATATAAGCAATGAAACcacttaatattttttattttaatattaatagtaattaatattaatattaatagtaatatatattaatagttTTTCATTGTATTAACAAGGTAAAGAAAATCGTTCTTATCCAAATATCTGTAGTATTTCTTTTCAACACCATTATTAAAAGTTCATCCCAATTCTGGGCAACAAAAACTCTAAAATTTAATTTGTGAAAGaaatattgtttgtttaaaggCACTAAAGAAAGTGAAATGAAGAATTTCCAATTATGGATGTGAAAGAAATGTTAATTTGGGGAAATAAATGGAATTGACCAATAGGCCCCTTGGCAAGGATGGCATACAGCAGTGTCCTTGACTGGAGACAGACAttcctgttattttattatcttttatatAGTAATTTACTAGCATTGTACTACACTTCccaggtttgtttgtttgtttgcacagaCAAAATTCCTGCCCCAATTTTTGACACCATCACTAGACTTTTATCACCATAGCAATTAATCTATGGACAAACTATGAACTTTAATGACTACTACGGTCAGCTTTTATCCCTAATAACTAGAGCATATTGTCCATATCATAATATTGAATGCCTTTTAACTCCACGGTTAAATGAGTCATTTGACATTTCAtgatcttttttccttttcccaaACACACTCATTATTACCTCATGCATTATTAACCAGTTTTGAACCAATTACTGATATCAAGATTGTTTAAATCCATTGTTCACATATACAAATAGTGTTTTCATGCTATTCATCAGAATGTGCTTACATTCAAAGCGTACACAGTGACTAAAATATTCATACCCGGACAATGCAGAGTGCTTAATTACATAGTTCTATTCATTACAATCATATCAAGATCATGTTAATTAGACTTGTGTCTCTTTTCACAGTTTTTCACAGTTTAATCTCCATTTATAAAGTAtgtcattaatataataatgtctCAGAGCATTTCTAATTAGAACTTACATTACActtgagtctttttttaatcattacagATTTATATGCAGGGAAAATGCTGCAGGGAATTGTTAAAACTGCTCACATCATGATATGGATTGCTCGATGAGAACGTCTTTTCTGCActacataataaatacatttaaatgtattattttattattattttttttacaactctACTTCAATGAAGCTACCTTCATGGTTATCATTAACACTCGTCTTCCCTCTCACCAACCTGTCTTTCTTCATCCAGCTTTCCAAACAAAATCATTCCCAAGCTGTTTTTACTGAAAGATGGTCATGAGACTAAAAACAGAAACCTGAATTAGCTGTGCTGTGTATGCTGAGTAGGATTCTTACTCCGTTTTACTGTAAATATTCTGCTAAGATTTTGATATATGGTTTCTGATGAACTGCACATCATGAAATTTGCCATCATTCTTTTGAATGAGTTTTGGAGAGTTTTGAAAGTGTCAGAAATATAGAGTTGTGCAGGTGTTTATGGATTTTTGAAGATCAAGCAAGAGTTCATGGATTTTTGCAGATcttgtattttaattttcaggatgtatttttgtgtaaaagAAGTGAAAATGATTTACAGTTTGTTCTGTAAAGACTGCTCTATGGAAAGGGTTGCAAATGTGACTTCAGTTTTAAACAATGCATGTTTGCaatctctgtttttgtttctagctcttgtgtttcttcttcttttttttcttcagcattGTTAAATTCTCACATCAATATAAAAAGttgatttgttttcattcacAGCAAATCTAACAATAGCTCTAATGAAAGACAATTCCGCCGCATATCATCTGCAACTACTGAATATAGTTtaaccacaaaaacaaaattaaaataaaaaataaaaaaacatgattgacagggtatgttttttttttctatggaaAGTCTTCTTTAAGTTTTCTCTTATctaacatttagaaagaaagtgtgtgggAGAATTTTTAAAGACAGGGTACTTTTGCAGTCCCAAGGGCAAATAAataagagaggctggtgaatgaatgactgcatagagctgctgtaacataagcTATAAGGAACTCTCTGAATTAACTATAATATCTCTGAATTAACTATAATATAGTTACTAAAAGTAACTATAAATTCACTGCTGTCATTTTTAATGAGTAAAAAGTTCAAATTTTCTGGACATGAATGAATCCAAATCTATTCCAAAAATATGCACTTACTAAAATAACACTTAATGGCAGTGTATTggaagcggtagaaaatggatggatggatggatggatggcagaGTATTGGTGTGAGAAAGTAATGATAATGAAGAGATTTGATCTTTATGTCCTTAGGTGTTTCAGctttctcagattttttttgtttaaagatttGGTTTAATTACTAGATGAATTCTCACCTGTCTCCTAATAGGCATCTTCCCCTCGACTGGCAGATTAATTGTGCTCCTAATCAGACTCCTGGCGATGAAGAAGTAGTACACAGAAATGATGAAAAGAGGGATGACGTAGAATATAAGAAAAGAGGCCATGGAGTGGATTTTAGGGTGCAGGTCTCCTGTGTGGGGATACGGGGCACATGTTTGAAAGGTTTCATTGGTCTGCATGATGTGAAAGGTATGCAGGTCAGAGAAAATGGCTTCGGGGATTGCCAGAACCATGGACAAGAGCCAAATAGCAGAAGCTTTCAAACTGATCTTAGCCGTAGCATGAGAGGTTGGGATATCCATGGGTTTCACAATGGCTTTGTATCTGAAAGAAAAGGAGAATTTTACagacttgtgtatgtgtaaatgcaCTTTTACaagaatattaaataagtaGTGCATACGTTACATAAATTatacatgtaataaatataattcaaaTACAAATCATTGGaattgttcaattcaattcaagtttatttgtatagcgctttttacaatagacattgtctcaaagcagctttacagaacataaacaaagaacagaaggaaaacataaggaataatataaagaattgatataataaataaaaaaaattagatatatatatatatatagttcgcaatgtgtatgtgtttatcccagtgagcaagtctgaggattGTATATGGATTTATAAAAGAAGGAATTCCAAAGCAAAGCGATTCCTATCCTGTGAGCAGTTACACAACAGTGTGATTCTGGTGGTCTATTATTTCTTAGTACTTGAAATATTACCGCCTGGAATAATGCTTTTCTCATCTCACATCCAACAAAGCAGCTTTGTGCTCTTATTATCAAGAGCATCTTCTGTGCTTTGAAATCTTTTAATTACACACAGGAAACAGTTCAAAAGAGAAACCGGTCTGGACGAGGTATAAATGCTTCCTTTGACAGATTCATCAGTGTGTGAAAGCTGTTACCATTTGGCATAAGATGATTGCTACTTTCACTGCCACAAGGCTGCTGCCCTAATGTGGTATTTTACACTTCATTTATTAGACTTTCAGGTAGACAAAGACTAAGTGCAAGATTTTTTCTGCAAAACTGCTCATGATGATTAAACTAATGTACTACACctaataatgaatatttgtCTATGTACAGTACGTGGTTACTATTAAAAACTctcataataaaaatcagatcgAAAACATCTCGTTGCTTCCGCATTTCCTGAAAACCACCATCAAATCATCCCTCAAGGAAACTTGATAATGAGAGCACTTACAATCAACCATGTAATTTTATAATGAGCAAAAACTGACATCAATGCCATCATGCTGTGAAATTATTACCTAAGCcttaatatagtttttttttttttttacagcaagaGATCTGTTGTGTGTCTATACAATCTACACAACCTGgttaaattgttgtttttttttgtgatgtaaaaaatgactgaaaaaaattctatcaGAATCACAAGGTATAAAACTTAAGTGAAAAACAATCATAAATAGGAAAACTGCTTACGTACGTGTGTGCACCCTTTTATAATTAGGTATGTCATTACATTTAGTCTCCTGTTCAAAAGTAATCAATCATCTGTCATCAATGAAATGATTATGTTTAACCCCAAATAAACCCCTGTTTCTTTAAGATTTCCTTCGAATCGTTTGGGTTTCATGCAACTTGGGTTTCATGCGACTTAAAGCCCTCCTTTCAAAGAGCTGACAAAGAATGTGTAGTATctcatttgttaataaatctcATCAGGAGAGCAGCATAAAAGATTTTCCATAACATTAACTGGACCAAGGAAGGGAGTGAAGGTCATCATTATCAAATAGACAAAATGAAGCAGAACAGTGGTGTCACCAAGAATAGAAAGTCCctcaaacatttataaaaggaGAAGATGAAAGGTTACCAATGAGGTTGCCAAGAgacctacagcaacattaaaggcGCTACAGGAATGTATGACAAGTAGTGATTACTCTATACATGTGACAACATTCCCTCATAATCGACTCATGTCTGAGCGATGGGGTACAGATGGCTAGAGAGAAGCCCGTTCTCACATGTAGGCAAAACAAAATCACACCAAACCATGTGGTAAAATGTGTTATGGACTAATGTGACCAAttgcaaaaaagtaaaataattcagTAATTCTTAAAGGTATATTAAGAACAGGACACCCATGGTGAAGCAGGGTGATGGTAGCATTATGCTGCTAGCTGCTTGTCTTCAGCCAGAactggggctttttttttttttaaatgcggaGGGAATCATGAACAGTCGATTTTAGTGCAAAACCTTCGAGTGTCTGCGAGCAAGCTGAAAATGAAACCTTTCAGTACATAATTCTGAAAAACCTTTCAGAAACCACCTTTCAGTACAACAATGACCCGAAGCACACATCCAAATTAACAATGTAATGACTTAACCCAAAGATCAATGTTTTTGAAAGAGCTAGCCAGCGCTCAGACCAGAATCCATCTAAAAATCTGTGGGGTGACCTGAAACAGGCTGAGCACAGGAGATGACCTTACAATATAATGAATGTTGAGTGTTTTTGCAAGAAAGAGCTGGAAAATAATGCCAGGTCAAGATGCTGCTGATtcttagccaaaaaaaaaaggggaggctcttaaacaaaaaagtgagaaagtgtaataaaaacaaatgaagcttcgacaaaatattattttagggGTGTGCATACTCATGCAACTCAGTTATTTcagggtgtgttttttttttttggtgtatttttttttttttttaacaaataactgTAGTCTGGCTTGAAGACCGACTTTTAAagatatgaaaaaagaaatgaatagctaattaaaaaaatcaataagacTTCCAATGAAGTACAATCCAGTTCAAACACAATCAGACAATGCTCTACAATGTGAGCATCTGTATGCACACGGATAAATATTTCTTCTAATGCTGGGCAGAAGAAGCCGGGCATGACATTAGGCTTTTATTTCCATCGTGTTGGGGGATCCTAGGATCATTTTGTTCCAGGAGACTTGGACCACACACATAGTTTGGACAATCTCaggggacaattttccagtgcATAAACAGTGGTGGATATTTGCACACACTGCTCACAGAATGGTGCTCTTTAATTAACAAACATTAGAAAAGAGGTCATTATTAGTCTGATGTCGACATGTGCAGATTGACAAGCAAGATATAACACCAGGCAAAACAGGGCTCTAGTGAAGATACCAAGCACCAAGATATTTCGACCAAATAAATGGAAGTTTCAACAGATAGGTAAAATTTGATTGGAAAATTTGCTTAATTTGCTTAATTTTTAACATAATTGTGCATGCAAATCTAGGGATGTTTggaaaaattaaatattgtgcTATAAGACAGCATTTCTAGATCTGACAGATTTCTAGA includes the following:
- the grpr gene encoding gastrin-releasing peptide receptor gives rise to the protein MSLEGMFTSTAEEKSASNDSWEHRSYPDAREGSMWGAGVAIATAYALIIVVGLVGNVTLIRTFCAVKSMRNVPNLFLCSLAFGDVLLLVTCAPVDASRYLADEWLFGRTGCKLIPFIQLTSVGVSVFTLTALAADRYKAIVKPMDIPTSHATAKISLKASAIWLLSMVLAIPEAIFSDLHTFHIMQTNETFQTCAPYPHTGDLHPKIHSMASFLIFYVIPLFIISVYYFFIARSLIRSTINLPVEGKMPIRRQMESRKRLAKMVLVFVGLFAICWLPSHVIYLYRSYHYSEVDTSTLHFVTSVAARILAFTNSCVNPFALYLLSKSFQKQFNKQICCCCPLLPLHVKNTTRGNTRLSSLKSTQNHTVASFSLINGNPGCHEGSV